One Callospermophilus lateralis isolate mCalLat2 chromosome 6, mCalLat2.hap1, whole genome shotgun sequence genomic region harbors:
- the Abracl gene encoding costars family protein ABRACL, giving the protein MNVDHEVNLLVGEIHRLGSKNADGKLSVKFGVLFQDDKCANLFEALVGTLKAAKRRKIVTYPGELLLQGVHDDVDIILLQD; this is encoded by the exons ATGAACGTGGATCATGAAGTTAACCTCTTAGTGGGGGAAATTCATCGTTTGGGTTCAAAAA ATGCTGATGGAAAGTTAAGTGTGAAATTTGGGGTCCTCTTCCAAGATGACAAATGTGCCAATCTCTTTGAAGCATTGGTAGGAACTCTCAAAGCTGCAAAACGAAGGAAGATTGTCACATATCCAGGAGAGCTACTCTTGCAAGGTGTTCATGATGATGTTGACATTATATTACTGCAAGATTAA